CAAAGGCTCCACCTGTGCAATGCTGGAATCACTATGCAAGGCTCATGGACATAAGACAGGTTTAAATACTTCCCCACACCTGGTTGATTATCGGGAGCGTATTAGGATTAATGGGAAAAATATCGAATCTCAGGAATTGATCAGAATATATTTGAAATGGAAGAAAGTGTTTCAGGAATTTGAAGCGTCTTTTTTTGAGATAACTACTGCAATGGCATTTTATCATTTCTGGGAACAGAAGGTGGATACAGCGATCTTTGAAGTGGGACTTGGAGGCAGACTGGATGGTACTAATCCTTTTGCTGCAGAAGTAGCTGCCATTACCAGTATTTCCTTTGATCATGTGAAGAGTCTAGGAAACACTATAAAAAAAATTGCCTGGGAGAAAGCGGGAATTATCAAGCCAGACCAGGATGTGGTTTTGGGAAATATACCTGAGGAAGCATTTGAGGTGATCTCAAACATCTGCGAGCAACGGGGAGCAAGAATCATTCGTCTTGGCAGAGATTACAGAATTGAGAATATCGAACTGAAAGAAGATGGAACATTTTTTGATTATTGTGATGAAAATGTAACCTGGAGAGGTTTATGCGTTAACTTAATAGGTGAACACCAAGCATTTAATGCAGGTGTAGCAATAAATGCTTTCATCAAAATGATGCTTAAGCGTCATGAGGATATTGATCTTTACAAAGTGAAGTCCGCATTAAACTCTACTCAGTGGCAGGGCAGGATGCAGGTATTGCAGAAAGAGCCAATTGTGCTTCTGGACGGAGCTCATAACGAAGAAGGAATCAGAGTACTGGTAAAAAATCTAAGAAATATCTATGCCGGTAGAAGGATAATATTCGTGCTGGCAATATTGCGGGATAAGAATCTGGAGCAGATGATTCATGATATATGCAGTGTTGCTGATAAATTGATCATCAGCAAGAATAAATCGAACCGGGCAGCGGAGATATCAGAGCAGGTGGAATATGCAGAAAAATATAAAGCAGATTATGAAACAGCGAGTGATGTTGTAAGTGGTACCAAAAGAGCATTGGAATTAGCAGCAAAGGAAGATGTTGTGATTGTGTCAGGTTCTTTATACACCATTTCAGAAATTCTGGCAGAAAGATTTATAAAGGAATAGTAATGAAGGGAATATTTATAACATTTGAGGGTATTGAAGGTTGCGGAAAATCTACTCAGGTAGAACTTCTAAGAGACAACTTAGCAAGTGAAGGTATGGAAGTGATATTGACACGTGAACCCGGTGGAACTGAAATTTCTGAACGGATACGGGAATTACT
The sequence above is a segment of the Candidatus Stygibacter australis genome. Coding sequences within it:
- a CDS encoding folylpolyglutamate synthase/dihydrofolate synthase family protein translates to MEYKEFLEYIYERHSGNVKLGLERMLGILKRLGEPNLKLKGIHVAGTNGKGSTCAMLESLCKAHGHKTGLNTSPHLVDYRERIRINGKNIESQELIRIYLKWKKVFQEFEASFFEITTAMAFYHFWEQKVDTAIFEVGLGGRLDGTNPFAAEVAAITSISFDHVKSLGNTIKKIAWEKAGIIKPDQDVVLGNIPEEAFEVISNICEQRGARIIRLGRDYRIENIELKEDGTFFDYCDENVTWRGLCVNLIGEHQAFNAGVAINAFIKMMLKRHEDIDLYKVKSALNSTQWQGRMQVLQKEPIVLLDGAHNEEGIRVLVKNLRNIYAGRRIIFVLAILRDKNLEQMIHDICSVADKLIISKNKSNRAAEISEQVEYAEKYKADYETASDVVSGTKRALELAAKEDVVIVSGSLYTISEILAERFIKE